Proteins from a genomic interval of Sugiyamaella lignohabitans strain CBS 10342 chromosome C, complete sequence:
- the RIP1 gene encoding ubiquinol--cytochrome-c reductase catalytic subunit RIP1 (Ubiquinol-cytochrome-c reductase; a Rieske iron-sulfur protein of the mitochondrial cytochrome bc1 complex; transfers electrons from ubiquinol to cytochrome c1 during respiration; during import, Rip1p is first imported into the mitochondrial matrix where it is processed, acquires its Fe-S cluster, and is folded, then is translocated into the inner membrane by the action of a homo-oligomer of Bcs1p, and finally is delivered by Bcs1p to Complex III for assembly; GO_component: GO:0016021 - integral component of membrane [Evidence IEA]; GO_component: GO:0016020 - membrane [Evidence IEA,IEA]; GO_component: GO:0005743 - mitochondrial inner membrane [Evidence IEA,IEA]; GO_component: GO:0005750 - mitochondrial respiratory chain complex III [Evidence IDA] [PMID 10873857]; GO_component: GO:0005750 - mitochondrial respiratory chain complex III [Evidence IDA] [PMID 3036836]; GO_component: GO:0005739 - mitochondrion [Evidence IEA]; GO_component: GO:0005739 - mitochondrion [Evidence IDA] [PMID 16823961]; GO_component: GO:0005739 - mitochondrion [Evidence IPI] [PMID 16962558]; GO_component: GO:0070469 - respiratory chain [Evidence IEA]; GO_function: GO:0051537 - 2 iron, 2 sulfur cluster binding [Evidence IEA,IEA]; GO_function: GO:0051536 - iron-sulfur cluster binding [Evidence IEA]; GO_function: GO:0046872 - metal ion binding [Evidence IEA]; GO_function: GO:0003674 - molecular_function [Evidence ND]; GO_function: GO:0016491 - oxidoreductase activity [Evidence IEA,IEA]; GO_function: GO:0016679 - oxidoreductase activity, acting on diphenols and related substances as donors [Evidence IEA]; GO_function: GO:0008121 - ubiquinol-cytochrome-c reductase activity [Evidence IEA,IEA]; GO_process: GO:0009060 - aerobic respiration [Evidence IMP] [PMID 3036836]; GO_process: GO:1902600 - hydrogen ion transmembrane transport [Evidence IEA,IEA]; GO_process: GO:0006122 - mitochondrial electron transport, ubiquinol to cytochrome c [Evidence IDA] [PMID 3036836]; GO_process: GO:0055114 - oxidation-reduction process [Evidence IEA,IEA]), translating to MNTLLRATSSAARAALRTSQQSSAFAMASGSSRFVSNNNKPVGGASSYKVPDFTPYMKENRNEDSNRAFSYFMVGTMGVISAAAARATVQDFLTTMSASADVLALAKVEVALGNIPEGKNIIVKWRGKPVFIRHRTPAEIHEANEVNVASLRDPQTDDQRVKMPEWLVMVGICTHLGCVPIGESGDYGGWFCPCHGSHYDISGRIRKGPAPLNLEIPEYEFIDNNEKVVIG from the coding sequence aTGAACACTTTACTTCGTGCGACATCCTCTGCTGCTAGAGCAGCCTTGAGAACCTCTCAACAATCCTCGGCCTTTGCAATGGCCTCTGGCTCCAGCCGTTTTGTttcaaacaacaacaagcctgttggtggtgcttcTTCTTATAAGGTGCCAGACTTTACTCCATACATGAAGGAAAACCGTAACGAAGATTCCAACAGAGCTTTCAGTTACTTCATGGTCGGTACCATGGGTGTTAttagtgctgctgctgctcgtgCTACTGTTCAAGATTTCTTGACCACCATGTCAGCTTCTGCTGATGTTTTGGCTTTGGCTAAGGTTGAGGTCGCTCTTGGAAACATTCCTGAGGGCAAGAACATTATTGTTAAGTGGAGAGGTAAGCCCGTATTTATTCGTCACCGTACCCCTGCTGAAATTCACGAAGCCAATGAGGTTAATGTTGCTTCTTTGCGTGATCCTCAAACCGATGACCAACGTGTCAAGATGCCTGAATGGCTCGTTATGGTTGGTATCTGTACACACTTGGGTTGTGTGCCAATTGGTGAATCTGGTGACTATGGTGGATGGTTCTGCCCATGTCACGGTTCTCACTATGATATCTCTGGTCGTATCCGTAAGGGACCTGCTCCTTTGAACTTAGAAATTCCTGAGTATGAGTTTATTGATAACAACGAGAAGGTTGTTATTGGTTAA
- the STE11 gene encoding mitogen-activated protein kinase kinase kinase STE11 — protein MLTNRTWSSTDIKQWLESLHCGEYFQSFEDNHITGDVLLECDQTALKYMGIRKVGDRIKINQSLKELRSDYVKSLAEARGHSLFRYGPQSLEDLNRNSVSPFAALSSSQPSKPEHSTPAEGYFSPKHSSSAGPGSALGILSGLSLGVPPNSSSSSRFPFRRTAPNSAKSQYSTATTTTTVLSKTDSNGVQEIFSMDVVKQNNVKFIYPQGESKTVNIAGCTTADEIKRKALQKIMADNVVNPVEWIVFVLLEDKFRHLGDVELMSIAQSSDSSERKRLMLCAIGTSPSTKQLEKSKQIQVNSHLKLSSLSNIDSADSIAQATKPESKSISTNRLSLAQSIAATSYDDDDLDDDDLEQDGASVTANARPRKVGRLSEHRPPSELISSNLAHFFPSAPANDLEETIRNSRRFSKRMSRMSRISHRMSVASSTWGIPEDEEAPPPVPALPDHGEQGTIMPGSLPSPYTSTTPTIPKPTTPTTAPVPTTEAPAAPEAKRPSLRSSIRKSVMPRRYSSYESGNTNMLTALSNRISTMSLSKGGFSKSHNGGSEDQIHDGPTSDNEPETDANQEQHAPEVEDEDDEEDDNTFLDTVRKEESCPSKWIKGRLIGSGSFGTVYLGMNSFTGELMAVKQVEIPTEDTENGQRKKSMVDALQREMNLLRELQHKNIVQYLGSNSEGQFLNIFLEYVPGGSVAMLLSNYGIFEESLIRNFVRQILEGLKYLHGQNIIHRDIKGANVLVDNKGCIKISDFGISKKIETKLLTNNRVSLQGSVFWMAPEVVKQLPYTLKADIWSLGCLIVEMFSGTHPFPEFTQMQVIFRLGNSGTPAIPDDCSDDAKDFLAKTFAIDHQKRPTAAELLSHKFMDPIPQ, from the coding sequence ATGCTAACAAACAGAACTTGGTCATCAACAGATATCAAACAGTGGCTGGAAAGCCTTCATTGTGGGGAATATTTTCAATCTTTCGAAGATAATCACATTACTGGAGATGTCTTGCTCGAGTGTGACCAAACTGCATTGAAATACATGGGTATTAGGAAAGTTGGTGATCGTATAAAAATTAATCAGAGCCTCAAAGAACTTAGAAGTGACTATGTGAAGTCGTTGGCTGAGGCAAGGGGCCACTCTCTGTTTCGCTACGGTCCACAGTCTTTAGAGGACCTCAACCGCAACTCTGTTTCACCATTCGCAGCTTTGTCGTCTTCTCAACCTTCCAAACCAGAACATTCAACACCTGCAGAAGGTTATTTCTCACCCAAGCATTCTTCATCGGCAGGCCCAGGAAGTGCGTTAGGAATCCTCTCAGGGTTATCTCTTGGAGTTCCGCCAAATTCAAGCAGCAGTTCTCGCTTTCCGTTTCGACGGACAGCACCTAATAGTGCTAAATCCCAATActcaacagccacaactacaactacaGTTCTATCAAAGACCGACTCAAATGGCGTCCAAGAGATTTTTAGCATGGACGTCGTTAAACAAAATAATGTTAAATTTATCTATCCACAAGGAGAGAGCAAAACTGTCAACATTGCTGGCTGTACAACAGCCGACGAAATTAAGCGGAAGGCTTTGCAAAAAATTATGGCTGATAACGTCGTTAATCCTGTTGAGTGGATCGTATTCGTGTTGTTGGAGGATAAATTCCGACATCTCGGTGATGTGGAGCTCATGTCGATCGCTCAGTCGTCTGACAGCTCTGAAAGGAAACGGCTAATGCTGTGTGCTATTGGTACATCTCCTTCAACGAAACAGCTCGAAAAATCGAAGCAGATCCAAGTTAATTCCCACCTTAAACTTTCGTCACTCAGTAATATCGACTCGGCTGACTCAATAGCTCAAGCTACTAAGCCAGAAAGCAAGTCAATTTCTACGAACCGGTTGTCTTTGGCTCAAAGCATTGCAGCTACAAGCtacgatgacgatgatttggatgatgatgacttgGAACAAGATGGCGCCAGTGTTACTGCAAACGCCAGACCACGAAAAGTTGGACGGCTTTCCGAGCATCGTCCACCTAGCGAGCTTATTTCCTCCAACTTGGCCCATTTCTTCCCTTCTGCCCCGGCGAATGATTTAGAAGAGACAATTCGCAATTCAAGACGTTTCTCTAAGCGAATGTCACGCATGTCAAGAATAAGCCATAGAATGTCGGTAGCGTCGTCCACTTGGGGAATACCcgaggatgaagaagccCCACCACCAGTTCCTGCCTTACCAGACCATGGTGAACAGGGCACAATAATGCCAGGTTCCCTGCCTTCTCCATATACCAGTACCACACCCACAATACCTAAACCAACTACTCCGACGACCGCTCCGGTTCCAACTACAGAGGCACCCGCTGCCCCTGAGGCCAAAAGACCATCTCTACGTAGTTCGATTCGTAAATCTGTCATGCCCCGACGGTATTCCAGCTATGAATCTGGTAATACTAATATGCTGACAGCATTATCCAATAGAATCTCGACTATGAGTTTGAGTAAGGGTGGGTTCTCAAAGTCACATAATGGAGGTTCCGAAGACCAAATACATGATGGTCCCACATCAGATAATGAACCAGAAACTGATGCTAATCAAGAACAACATGCACCGGAGGtagaggatgaagatgatgaagaggacgaTAACACATTCTTAGACACTGTTCGTAAAGAAGAATCTTGTCCTTCTAAATGGATAAAAGGTAGATTGATTGGCTCAGGTAGCTTTGGTACTGTGTACCTTGGTATGAATTCGTTTACTGGTGAGTTGATGGCTGTTAAGCAAGTTGAGATTCCGACTGAAGATACTGAAAATGGCCAACGTAAAAAGAGTATGGTCGATGCTCTCCAGCGAGAAATGAACCTTCTTAGAGAACTGCAGcataaaaatattgttcAATACTTAGGTTCCAACTCAGAGGGGCAgtttttgaatatttttttggaataTGTACCTGGCGGCTCGGTAGCTATGTTGCTTTCGAATTATGGAATATTTGAAGAATCATTAATTCGTAACTTTGTAAGACAGATTCTTGAAGGCTTGAAATATTTGCATGGTCAGAATATTATTCATCGTGATATTAAAGGTGCAAACGTGCTAGTAGATAACAAGGGCTGTATAAAGATCTCCGATTTTGGTATTTCCAAGAAAATCGAAACTAAATTGTTAACAAACAATCGGGTTTCGTTACAGGGCAGTGTATTTTGGATGGCACCTGAAGTTGTCAAGCAGCTACCCTATACTTTGAAGGCTGACATCTGGTCTCTAGGATGCCTAATAGTCGAGATGTTCTCTGGCACACATCCCTTCCCCGAATTTACACAAATGCAAGTCATATTCCGGTTGGGAAATTCTGGAACTCCAGCCATACCAGACGATTGTTCAGATGATGCTAAAGACTTTCTAGCTAAAACGTTCGCTATAGACCACCAGAAAAGACCAACTGCCGCTGAACTCCTGAGCCACAAATTCATGGATCCGATACCACAGTAG